In Choloepus didactylus isolate mChoDid1 chromosome 6, mChoDid1.pri, whole genome shotgun sequence, one DNA window encodes the following:
- the LOC119537731 gene encoding olfactory receptor 143-like, with protein sequence MAVKNVSSVTEFILMGLTDQPKLQMPLFFLFLVNYLVTMVGNLSLINLICFNSHLHTPMYFFLFNLSFIDLCYSFVFTPKMLMSFNSEKNIISFAGCMTQLFFFSFFVGSECYVLTAMACDRYVAICKPLLYTITMSPQVCSLLMSASYMMGFAGAMAHTGCMMRLTFCDSNIIIHYMCDIFPLLQLSCSSTYANELVSSIGVGIVVIVSSLIICISYTLIIFSILHMSSAKGWSKAFSTCGSHLIAVGLFYGSGLLTYVKPSSAGSLGQKFFSVLYTNVVPMLNPLIYSLRNKDVKLALKKTLKRITKRREPVVLP encoded by the coding sequence ATGGCTGTGAAAAATGTCTCTTCAGTGACTGAGTTTATCCTTATGGGATTAACAGACCAACCTAAGCTCCAGATGCCcctgttttttctatttttggtgAACTATCTGGTCACCATGGTAGGGAATTTGAGTTTAATTAATCTCATTTGCTTCAATTCCcaccttcacacccccatgtactttttcctcttcaATCTCTCCTTCATAGATCTCTGCTACTCATTTGTCTTTACCCCCAAAATGCTCATGAGCTTTAATTCAGAGAAGAATATCATCTCCTTTGCAGGATGCATGACTCagctatttttcttctccttttttgttGGCTCTGAGTGCTATGTGCTGACAGCCATGGCCTGtgatcgctatgtggccatctgtaagccTCTTCTGTACACCATCACCATGTCCCCTCAGGTGTGTTCTCTGCTGATGTCTGCTTCATATATGATGGGTTTTGCTGGTGCGATGGCTCACACAGGGTGCATGATGAGGCTGACATTTTGTGACTCCAACATCATCATCCACTACATGTGTGACATCTTCCCCCTGCTCCAGCTCTCCTGTAGCAGCACCTATGCCAATGAGCTCGTGTCTTCAATTGGTGTGGGCATAGTTGTCATAGTTTCTAGTCTCATTATCTGTATCTCTTACACTCTGATTATTTTCAGTATCCTTCACATGTCATCAGCAAAAGGCTGGTCCAAAGCCTTCAGCACCTGTGGGTCTCATTTAATTGCTGTTGGTCTTTTCTATGGATCTGGGCTGCTCACTTATGTGAAGCCATCATCTGCTGGGTCTTTGGGACAGAAGTTTTTCTCAGTGCTTTATACTAATGTGGTGCCCATGCTGAACCCCCTCATCTACAGCCTGAGAAACAAAGATGTCAAACTTGCTCTGAAGAAAACCCTAAAGAGAATAACAAAGAGAAGAGAACCAGTGGTGCTGCCTTAG